A stretch of the Serratia marcescens genome encodes the following:
- a CDS encoding 4-hydroxyproline epimerase, translating to MALSAHITALRAIDSHTGGEPTRLIVEGFPDLGEGSMAERRACFAQHYDDWRCAVMLEPRGNDVLVGALLCRPCSPQATAGVIFFNNSGYLGMCGHGTIGLIASLAHLGRIHAGRHLIETPVGPVNATLHDDGSVTVENVAAYRYRRQVRLEVAGYGPVTGDIAWGGNWFFLIGESPLPIDKQNLEALTAFSWAVRQALDQAGIRGEDGGVIDHIELFGDDPQADSRSFVLCPGKAYDRSPCGTGTSAKLACLAADDKLPPDTQWRQASVIGSEFQAYYHRNGDRITPFIRGQAYVCADSQLLLDERDPFVWGIR from the coding sequence ATGGCACTTTCTGCGCATATCACCGCTTTGCGGGCGATCGATTCTCATACCGGCGGAGAGCCGACCCGTCTGATCGTGGAAGGTTTTCCCGATCTCGGCGAGGGCAGCATGGCGGAACGGCGGGCGTGTTTCGCGCAACATTATGACGATTGGCGCTGCGCGGTGATGCTCGAACCGCGCGGCAATGACGTGCTGGTGGGGGCGTTGCTGTGTCGCCCCTGTTCGCCACAGGCCACCGCTGGGGTGATCTTCTTTAACAACAGCGGCTATCTGGGCATGTGCGGGCACGGCACTATCGGGCTGATTGCTTCGCTGGCGCACCTGGGGCGCATCCACGCCGGTCGCCATCTGATCGAGACCCCGGTCGGCCCGGTAAACGCCACGCTGCATGACGACGGCAGCGTCACGGTAGAGAACGTGGCGGCTTATCGTTACCGCCGCCAGGTGCGGCTTGAGGTTGCGGGTTACGGACCGGTGACGGGTGACATCGCCTGGGGCGGTAACTGGTTCTTCCTGATCGGTGAGTCGCCGTTGCCCATCGATAAACAAAATCTGGAGGCATTGACCGCGTTCTCCTGGGCGGTGCGGCAGGCGTTGGATCAGGCGGGCATCCGCGGTGAAGACGGCGGGGTGATAGACCATATCGAACTGTTCGGTGACGATCCGCAGGCCGACAGCCGCAGCTTCGTGCTGTGCCCCGGCAAAGCCTATGACCGTTCTCCGTGCGGCACCGGCACCAGCGCCAAACTGGCGTGCCTGGCGGCGGACGACAAGCTGCCGCCGGACACGCAGTGGCGGCAGGCCAGCGTGATCGGCAGCGAATTTCAGGCCTACTATCACCGGAATGGCGATCGCATTACCCCCTTTATTCGCGGGCAGGCCTATGTGTGCGCCGATAGCCAACTGCTGCTCGACGAACGCGATCCCTTTGTTTGGGGAATACGCTGA
- a CDS encoding APC family permease: MTTQGKFKKQLTLTDLTFIGLGAIFGSGWLFAASHVSSIAGPAGIYSWLIGGLAVLLLGIVYCELGAALPRAGGIIRYPVFSHGELMGYLLGFITLIAFSSLIAIEVVAARQYAAAWFPFLSQPGSGDPTPIGWLVQLALLCFFFALNYYSVKTFAKSNNLISVLKFLVPLLVIVVLFSFFKPENLHSQGFAPFGSAGVEAAISAGGIIFAYLGLTPIISVASEVQRPQRTIPIALILSVVLSTIIYVLLQIAFLGSIPSEMLSGGWAGISQQFSLPFRDIAITLGMGWLAFLVVSDAIVSPSGTGNIYMNATPRVIYGWARTGTFFKLFTRVDGESGIPRPALWLTFALSVFWTLPFPSWEKLIGVVSAALVLSYAIAPVTAAGLRRNAPDMPRPFRVRAFCVLGPLSFIISALIVFWSGWDTVSWLLGLQILMFFIYILFKNQVPTHAVSLRQQIWSSLWLIVFYALVIALSYLSSFGGIGAIAHPWDTLTMAVIALAVYYWGAYTCLPQANFIGDEEE, encoded by the coding sequence ATGACAACCCAAGGCAAATTCAAGAAGCAGCTTACGCTCACCGATCTGACGTTCATCGGTCTGGGCGCCATCTTCGGCTCCGGTTGGCTGTTCGCCGCCAGCCATGTCTCCTCCATCGCCGGCCCGGCCGGCATCTATTCCTGGCTGATCGGCGGCCTGGCGGTGCTGCTGCTCGGCATCGTCTACTGCGAGCTGGGCGCCGCCCTGCCGCGCGCCGGCGGCATCATTCGCTATCCGGTGTTCTCGCACGGCGAACTGATGGGTTATCTGCTGGGGTTTATCACGCTGATCGCCTTCTCCAGCCTGATTGCCATCGAAGTCGTCGCTGCCCGGCAATACGCCGCCGCCTGGTTCCCATTCCTCAGCCAGCCGGGTTCCGGCGACCCTACGCCGATCGGCTGGCTGGTGCAGCTGGCGCTGCTGTGCTTTTTCTTCGCGCTCAACTATTACAGCGTCAAAACCTTCGCTAAATCCAATAACCTGATCAGCGTGCTGAAGTTTCTGGTGCCGCTGCTGGTGATCGTGGTGTTGTTCAGCTTTTTCAAACCGGAAAACCTGCACAGCCAGGGCTTTGCCCCCTTCGGTTCAGCCGGGGTTGAGGCCGCCATTTCCGCCGGTGGCATCATCTTCGCCTACCTCGGCCTGACGCCGATCATTTCGGTCGCCAGCGAGGTGCAAAGGCCGCAGCGCACCATTCCCATCGCGCTGATCCTGTCGGTGGTGCTGTCCACCATCATCTATGTGCTGCTGCAAATAGCGTTTCTCGGCAGTATCCCCAGTGAGATGCTGAGCGGCGGCTGGGCCGGCATCAGCCAACAGTTCTCCCTGCCGTTTCGCGATATCGCCATCACGCTGGGCATGGGGTGGCTGGCATTTCTGGTGGTCAGCGACGCGATCGTTTCGCCGAGCGGCACCGGCAACATCTATATGAACGCCACGCCTCGCGTGATCTACGGTTGGGCGCGCACCGGCACCTTCTTCAAACTGTTCACCCGGGTGGATGGCGAGTCCGGCATTCCCCGCCCGGCGCTGTGGCTGACCTTCGCTCTCTCGGTATTCTGGACGCTGCCGTTCCCGTCGTGGGAAAAGCTGATCGGCGTGGTGTCCGCCGCGCTGGTGCTGAGCTACGCCATCGCCCCGGTCACCGCCGCCGGGCTGCGGCGCAATGCGCCCGATATGCCGCGTCCGTTCCGGGTGCGCGCTTTCTGCGTACTCGGCCCGCTGTCGTTTATCATTTCGGCGCTGATCGTATTCTGGTCCGGCTGGGATACCGTTTCCTGGCTGCTCGGCTTGCAGATCCTAATGTTCTTCATCTACATCCTGTTCAAGAATCAGGTGCCGACCCACGCCGTTAGCCTTCGGCAGCAAATTTGGTCCTCGCTGTGGCTGATCGTCTTCTATGCGCTGGTGATCGCACTCTCTTACCTCAGCAGCTTCGGCGGCATCGGCGCCATTGCCCACCCGTGGGACACCCTCACCATGGCGGTGATTGCGCTGGCGGTTTACTACTGGGGCGCCTATACCTGTTTACCCCAGGCCAATTTTATCGGCGATGAAGAAGAATGA
- a CDS encoding GlpM family protein, which translates to MGILVKALIGALVVVLIGLLAKTRNYYIAGLVPLFPTFALIAHYIVGNERSIAALKTTLIFGMWAVLPYLVYLISLYFLINSLRLSLALGAAVLCWIAAAWLLITLWGWWQGR; encoded by the coding sequence ATGGGCATCCTTGTCAAAGCGCTGATCGGCGCGCTGGTCGTGGTTCTGATCGGCCTGTTGGCCAAAACGCGCAACTATTATATCGCCGGTTTAGTCCCGCTCTTTCCCACTTTCGCCCTGATTGCGCATTACATTGTCGGCAACGAGCGTTCCATCGCGGCGCTGAAAACTACGCTGATTTTCGGCATGTGGGCGGTGTTGCCCTACCTGGTATATTTGATCTCGCTTTATTTCCTGATCAACAGTTTGCGGCTGTCGTTGGCTCTGGGGGCGGCGGTATTGTGCTGGATTGCGGCAGCGTGGCTACTCATTACGCTGTGGGGGTGGTGGCAAGGGCGTTAA
- a CDS encoding FAD/NAD(P)-binding oxidoreductase — MSNFNCEVLIVGAGPAGQAAALAAAESGGQVRMIDDNPHPGGQIWRDGPQVALPETANRYRQAVATRENIALQSGCKLVAQCGANRLAYEDAEGCGVIRYQKLILCNGARELLLPFPGWTLPGVTGAGGLQAQIKQGLAIRGERVVIAGSGPLLLAVADSVKQAGGEVVLVAEQAPLWRLAAFAGGLWRWPAKLRQAFSLMPHRYRAGNRVLAALGQERLTSVHVNNGGRQRTIACDRLACGFGLVANIELAMLLGCRIEHDAVAVDHFQQTSQAQIYAAGECTGIGGSELALTEGAIAGYAATGQREKAERMVAQRRRWRRFATATASTFALDERLNSLAKPQTLLCRCEDVTLEQVRHQPDWNSAKLSSRCGMGACQGKICAAAARQLLGWSLPSPRVPLTPVRTETLVALGLNRCDDDG, encoded by the coding sequence ATGAGTAACTTCAATTGTGAGGTGCTGATCGTCGGTGCCGGTCCGGCCGGCCAGGCGGCGGCGCTGGCCGCGGCGGAAAGTGGTGGCCAGGTGCGAATGATTGATGATAATCCGCATCCCGGTGGGCAAATCTGGCGCGATGGACCGCAGGTGGCGTTGCCTGAAACGGCGAACCGCTATCGGCAGGCGGTGGCGACGAGGGAAAATATTGCGCTGCAGTCCGGCTGCAAGCTGGTGGCGCAGTGTGGCGCTAACCGATTGGCCTATGAAGACGCCGAAGGCTGCGGCGTGATTCGCTATCAGAAGCTGATTTTATGCAATGGCGCGCGTGAACTGTTGTTGCCGTTTCCCGGCTGGACGCTGCCGGGGGTGACCGGCGCCGGTGGTCTACAGGCGCAAATCAAGCAGGGGTTGGCGATCCGCGGCGAGCGAGTGGTGATAGCCGGCAGTGGTCCGCTGCTGTTGGCGGTGGCGGACAGCGTGAAACAGGCCGGCGGTGAGGTGGTGCTGGTGGCTGAGCAGGCGCCGCTTTGGCGGTTGGCGGCGTTTGCCGGCGGCCTGTGGCGCTGGCCAGCCAAGCTGCGTCAGGCGTTTTCTCTGATGCCGCATCGTTATCGTGCCGGTAACCGGGTGCTGGCGGCGTTGGGGCAAGAACGTTTAACCTCGGTGCACGTCAATAACGGCGGGCGGCAAAGAACGATCGCCTGTGACCGGTTAGCCTGCGGTTTTGGTCTGGTGGCGAACATTGAGTTGGCGATGCTGCTGGGGTGCCGGATAGAACACGACGCCGTAGCGGTGGATCATTTTCAGCAAACCAGCCAGGCGCAAATTTATGCCGCCGGGGAGTGTACCGGCATTGGCGGCAGTGAATTGGCGCTCACCGAAGGCGCCATTGCCGGTTATGCTGCCACCGGGCAGCGGGAAAAGGCAGAGCGCATGGTGGCGCAGCGGCGGCGGTGGCGGCGTTTCGCCACGGCGACGGCAAGTACCTTTGCTCTCGATGAGCGCTTGAATTCGCTGGCCAAACCGCAAACGTTACTGTGCCGCTGCGAAGACGTTACGTTGGAACAGGTACGCCATCAGCCGGATTGGAACTCGGCTAAACTGAGCAGCCGATGTGGTATGGGAGCATGCCAGGGAAAAATCTGTGCGGCGGCGGCGAGGCAGCTTTTGGGCTGGTCTTTACCGTCGCCGCGTGTGCCTTTAACGCCGGTCAGGACAGAAACGCTGGTTGCACTGGGGCTGAACCGATGTGATGACGACGGTTGA
- a CDS encoding NAD(P)/FAD-dependent oxidoreductase: MGAERGADVIVIGAGIIGAACAWRLAREGYRVSVVDDRRAGATAAGMGHLVCMDDNPAELALSAYSLRLWREVTGRMPQACAWRGCGTLWLADKADEMVIAEQKRTRLAEQGVAAELLTAEQIAAMEPMLRHGLAGGLRVPGDGILYAPLAARWLLADGGAAIDVVHGEAAVLDEGAVRLVDGRHLAAPRVVLACGLRANSLLPQTLLHAKKGHLAITDRYPPRVRHQLVELGYGASAHASDGTSVAFNVQARPTGQWLIGSSRQFDAVDSALDMPLLAAMLTRAQHFLPALAQMNIIRCWTGLRAASADGLPLLGAHPQHSWLWLALGHEGLGVTTALGSAALITAQIGRQTPEIDVSPYLAARVLAAKELPV, translated from the coding sequence ATGGGCGCCGAGCGGGGAGCTGATGTCATCGTGATCGGCGCCGGCATCATCGGCGCTGCCTGTGCCTGGCGGCTGGCGCGGGAAGGGTATCGTGTTTCGGTAGTGGACGATCGCCGCGCCGGCGCCACCGCCGCTGGCATGGGGCATCTGGTGTGCATGGACGACAATCCGGCCGAGCTGGCGTTGAGCGCTTATTCGCTGCGGTTATGGCGTGAAGTGACGGGGCGCATGCCGCAAGCGTGTGCCTGGCGCGGCTGCGGAACGCTATGGCTGGCGGATAAAGCGGATGAAATGGTCATCGCCGAGCAAAAGCGGACGCGGCTGGCGGAGCAGGGCGTGGCTGCGGAGCTGCTGACGGCGGAGCAGATCGCCGCGATGGAGCCGATGCTGCGGCACGGCCTGGCCGGTGGGTTGCGGGTGCCGGGCGACGGCATTCTGTATGCGCCGCTCGCGGCTCGCTGGCTGTTGGCCGACGGTGGTGCGGCGATCGACGTGGTGCATGGCGAGGCGGCAGTGCTGGATGAAGGGGCAGTGCGGCTGGTGGACGGCAGGCACCTGGCTGCGCCGCGGGTAGTCCTGGCCTGCGGCCTTAGGGCCAATAGCCTATTGCCGCAGACTTTGCTTCACGCCAAGAAGGGCCATCTGGCGATTACCGATCGCTACCCGCCTCGGGTGCGTCATCAGTTGGTGGAGCTGGGATATGGCGCCAGCGCGCATGCCAGCGACGGCACGTCGGTGGCATTCAATGTACAGGCGCGGCCCACCGGGCAATGGCTGATCGGTTCTTCCCGCCAGTTCGACGCCGTCGATTCGGCGTTGGACATGCCGCTGTTGGCGGCAATGCTCACGCGTGCGCAGCATTTCTTGCCCGCATTAGCGCAGATGAACATCATTCGCTGCTGGACCGGGCTGCGCGCCGCCTCTGCTGACGGGCTGCCGCTGTTAGGCGCGCATCCGCAGCATTCCTGGCTGTGGCTGGCGCTGGGGCACGAGGGATTGGGCGTCACGACTGCCCTCGGCAGCGCCGCGCTGATTACTGCGCAGATCGGCCGGCAAACGCCGGAAATTGACGTTTCCCCGTATTTGGCGGCGCGGGTGTTAGCCGCCAAGGAGCTGCCTGTATGA
- a CDS encoding (2Fe-2S)-binding protein: MNERQNTLSLSIDGEHRRVPVGLSVAAALSLCGDDRCRLSVSHQPRAPFCGMGVCQECRVTINGLRRLACQTLCQAGMRIERSDDE, encoded by the coding sequence ATGAATGAAAGACAAAATACGCTCTCGTTGAGTATCGATGGAGAGCACCGGCGGGTACCGGTTGGGCTCAGCGTTGCTGCGGCACTCAGCCTGTGCGGTGACGATCGTTGTCGGTTATCTGTTTCACACCAACCGCGCGCCCCCTTTTGCGGCATGGGCGTTTGTCAGGAGTGCCGGGTGACCATTAACGGTCTGCGTCGCCTGGCGTGCCAAACGCTGTGCCAAGCCGGCATGCGCATTGAGAGGAGCGATGATGAGTAA
- a CDS encoding aldehyde dehydrogenase (NADP(+)), with protein sequence MPNDRYAAISGQQFIGGQRRAEGEAALLSLRADDGQPTGYRFHQATAAETAAAAEAAAAAFAPYSQLSAEQRAKFLDTIAEELDALDEDFFALAMQETALPPARLSGERARTSGQMRLFATLLRRGDVEGVRIDCVLPQRSPQPRPDLRQYRTALGPVAVFGASNFPLAFSTAGGDTAAALAAGCPVVFKAHSGHMITAELTAQAIERARKRTGMPAGVFNMIFGNRVGADLVQHPAIQAVGFTGSLQGGRALFDLAMQRPQPIPVFAEMSSINPVVILPQALARRGQHIAQELVSSFTLGCGQFCTKPGVIVALRGGAFDRLAEAMSALVNAAEPQPMLNTGTLEHYRHGLAALDAHPGMRRLAGRSETPPHRATAQLYQAEEALLLQADPLLQQEVFGPASILVAVDSEVQLHAALAALQGQLTATLLADDGDLDTAAELTTLLARKAGRVLFNGYPTGVEVCDAMVHGGPYPATSDARGTSVGTLAIERFLRPVCLQNTPAALLPPPLQDANPLNLLRLVNGVFTRDPLISPAQN encoded by the coding sequence ATGCCCAACGATCGCTACGCCGCCATCAGCGGCCAACAATTTATCGGCGGCCAACGCCGCGCCGAAGGGGAAGCGGCGCTGCTCAGCCTGCGCGCCGACGACGGTCAGCCGACCGGCTACCGCTTCCACCAGGCCACGGCGGCAGAAACCGCCGCCGCCGCAGAAGCTGCCGCCGCGGCCTTTGCACCTTATTCGCAGCTCAGCGCGGAACAACGCGCGAAATTTCTCGACACCATTGCCGAGGAGTTAGACGCGTTGGATGAGGATTTCTTCGCCTTAGCCATGCAGGAAACCGCCTTGCCGCCGGCGCGGTTGAGCGGCGAACGCGCCAGAACCAGCGGCCAGATGCGGCTGTTCGCTACGCTACTGCGGCGCGGCGACGTCGAGGGCGTGCGCATCGACTGCGTGCTGCCGCAACGCTCCCCCCAGCCGCGCCCCGATCTACGTCAATACCGCACGGCGCTCGGCCCGGTGGCGGTATTCGGTGCCAGCAACTTCCCGCTGGCGTTCTCCACCGCGGGTGGCGATACCGCCGCCGCGCTCGCCGCCGGCTGCCCGGTCGTGTTCAAGGCGCACAGCGGCCATATGATCACCGCCGAGCTGACCGCTCAGGCGATCGAGCGCGCCCGGAAACGCACGGGGATGCCTGCCGGCGTCTTCAACATGATCTTCGGCAACCGCGTGGGAGCCGACCTGGTACAACATCCGGCGATTCAGGCCGTGGGATTCACCGGCTCGCTGCAAGGCGGTCGAGCGCTCTTCGATCTGGCGATGCAACGCCCTCAACCTATCCCGGTCTTCGCCGAAATGTCGAGCATCAACCCGGTCGTGATCCTGCCACAGGCGCTGGCGCGGCGCGGGCAGCACATCGCGCAGGAACTGGTCTCTTCCTTTACGCTCGGTTGCGGTCAGTTCTGCACCAAGCCCGGCGTGATCGTCGCGCTGCGCGGCGGCGCCTTCGATCGGCTGGCCGAAGCGATGAGCGCCTTGGTCAACGCCGCCGAGCCGCAGCCGATGCTGAATACCGGTACGCTGGAGCATTACCGTCACGGGCTGGCAGCCCTCGATGCGCACCCGGGTATGCGCCGTCTGGCGGGCCGCAGTGAAACGCCCCCTCATCGGGCGACGGCACAGCTGTATCAAGCGGAGGAGGCACTGCTGCTGCAGGCCGATCCGCTGCTGCAACAGGAGGTCTTCGGCCCGGCCAGCATCCTCGTCGCTGTAGATAGCGAAGTGCAGCTGCATGCGGCGCTGGCGGCATTGCAAGGTCAGTTAACCGCTACGCTGCTGGCGGATGACGGCGATCTCGATACGGCTGCCGAGCTGACGACACTGTTGGCACGCAAAGCCGGTCGGGTGCTGTTCAACGGGTATCCGACCGGGGTAGAAGTGTGCGACGCCATGGTGCACGGCGGCCCCTACCCGGCGACCAGCGACGCACGCGGCACCTCGGTCGGCACGTTGGCCATCGAACGTTTCCTGCGGCCGGTCTGTTTGCAAAACACCCCTGCGGCGCTGTTGCCGCCACCGCTGCAGGACGCCAACCCGCTCAACCTGCTGCGGCTGGTGAACGGCGTTTTCACCCGAGATCCCCTGATTTCACCTGCCCAAAATTAG
- a CDS encoding Ldh family oxidoreductase, with protein sequence MTSMHVLSLEQAYQLALSTLRSNGFNQVHAEAVAQNVTQGERDGCASHGLYRLLGCVRSLRAGKVSADAMPRLLDQAPAILRADAGGAFSLLAYRTALPAFIEKVRTNGIAALAINRCVHFSALWADIEPLTEQGLVALACTPSHAWVTPAGGSRPLFGTNPIAFGWPRSDRPPFLFDMATSAAARGEIELHRRAGTPLPEGWGIDKAGNPSTDAASVLEGAMLAFGGHKGSALAAMVELLAGPLIGDMTSKESLAYDDGTGSSPYGGELIIALDPERFLGADKAKYFASAEAMFADMLAQGARIPGERRYRQRRQSEQDGVKIPRTLYDEIVALCD encoded by the coding sequence ATGACATCCATGCACGTTCTGTCGCTGGAACAGGCTTATCAACTGGCGTTGAGCACGCTGCGCAGCAACGGTTTCAATCAGGTGCATGCCGAGGCGGTAGCTCAAAATGTCACCCAGGGCGAACGCGACGGCTGCGCTTCGCACGGGCTGTATCGACTATTGGGCTGTGTGCGATCGCTGCGGGCAGGCAAGGTTTCTGCCGATGCGATGCCCAGGTTGCTCGACCAGGCGCCAGCCATCTTGCGTGCCGACGCCGGCGGCGCGTTTTCCCTGCTGGCCTACCGCACCGCTCTGCCGGCCTTTATCGAGAAGGTGCGAACCAACGGTATCGCCGCGCTGGCGATCAACCGCTGCGTGCACTTCTCCGCGTTGTGGGCCGATATCGAACCGCTAACCGAGCAGGGGTTGGTGGCCTTGGCCTGCACGCCCAGCCATGCGTGGGTGACGCCGGCCGGCGGTTCGCGCCCGCTGTTCGGCACCAACCCCATCGCCTTCGGCTGGCCGCGCTCGGATCGGCCGCCGTTTTTGTTCGACATGGCCACCAGTGCGGCGGCGCGCGGCGAAATCGAATTACACCGCCGTGCAGGCACCCCGCTGCCTGAAGGCTGGGGCATTGATAAGGCAGGCAATCCGTCCACCGATGCAGCCAGCGTGTTGGAGGGCGCGATGCTGGCCTTCGGCGGACATAAGGGCTCGGCGCTGGCGGCGATGGTTGAGTTGTTGGCCGGGCCGCTGATCGGCGATATGACCAGCAAGGAATCGCTGGCCTACGACGACGGCACCGGTTCGTCGCCTTACGGCGGTGAGCTGATCATCGCGTTGGATCCTGAGCGTTTTCTCGGTGCGGATAAGGCCAAATATTTCGCCAGCGCAGAGGCGATGTTTGCCGATATGCTGGCGCAAGGCGCACGCATCCCCGGCGAACGCCGTTATCGGCAGCGGCGCCAGAGCGAACAAGACGGCGTGAAAATTCCCAGGACGTTGTACGACGAAATAGTGGCACTGTGCGATTAG
- a CDS encoding DUF2594 family protein, which yields MSNVDFTTSANPEILATEVACLKATLTLILKSIGQADAGKVIINMERFIAQIEDPTQAEIFKNSIQQIKHAYRQ from the coding sequence ATGAGCAACGTTGATTTCACTACGTCTGCAAACCCGGAAATCTTGGCGACCGAGGTTGCCTGCCTCAAAGCTACGCTGACGCTGATCTTGAAATCGATCGGCCAGGCCGACGCCGGGAAAGTTATCATCAACATGGAACGTTTCATCGCTCAGATTGAAGATCCCACCCAGGCGGAAATCTTCAAGAACAGCATTCAGCAAATCAAGCACGCTTACCGTCAGTAA
- a CDS encoding AraC family transcriptional regulator codes for MRSTSDYQPPVSLSPPSLVGLPEQEDVFAVEHLSRLCDGLAQQRPNNLHDLLNTLALIAPLLNAIPNVVFFIKDAQARYLLANLTLARRCGFKTVTPLLGKTSADVFPAQLGSGYTEQDLRVLRHGVLIQDQLEMHLYNGRETGWCLTQKLALYDAQGKIIGMAGISHDLQEARANHPAYQRLAAIDVHIRRHYARPIALEELTALTGLSVAQIERYCKRIFHLTPRQMIHKVRLEKATELLAGDLPITDIALLCGYTDHSAFSRQFKAMTGSTPRDFRLTLSA; via the coding sequence ATGCGATCCACTTCAGACTATCAGCCTCCGGTTTCTCTCTCGCCGCCTTCGCTTGTGGGACTGCCGGAGCAAGAGGACGTTTTTGCCGTCGAACATCTGTCGCGCCTGTGCGACGGACTGGCGCAGCAGCGCCCGAATAACCTGCACGATCTGCTGAATACGCTGGCGCTGATCGCGCCGCTGCTGAACGCGATTCCCAACGTGGTGTTCTTTATCAAAGACGCCCAGGCTCGCTACCTGCTGGCCAACCTGACGCTGGCCAGGCGCTGCGGTTTCAAAACCGTCACGCCGCTGCTGGGCAAGACCTCCGCCGACGTTTTTCCCGCTCAGCTTGGATCCGGCTACACCGAGCAGGATCTGCGGGTATTGCGCCACGGCGTGCTGATCCAGGATCAGCTGGAGATGCACCTGTACAATGGCCGAGAAACCGGCTGGTGCCTGACGCAAAAGCTGGCGCTGTATGACGCGCAGGGAAAAATCATCGGTATGGCGGGTATTTCTCACGATCTGCAGGAGGCCAGGGCCAATCACCCGGCCTACCAACGGCTGGCGGCGATCGACGTGCACATCCGCCGCCACTATGCCCGACCGATCGCGCTTGAAGAGCTGACGGCGCTGACCGGGTTGTCGGTGGCGCAGATCGAACGCTACTGCAAACGTATCTTCCACCTCACCCCACGGCAGATGATCCATAAAGTGCGGCTGGAAAAAGCCACGGAACTGCTGGCCGGCGATCTGCCGATCACCGACATCGCGCTGCTGTGCGGCTACACCGATCACAGCGCATTCAGCCGTCAATTCAAAGCGATGACCGGCTCTACGCCGCGCGATTTCCGCCTGACGCTTTCCGCTTAA
- a CDS encoding dihydrodipicolinate synthase family protein, with protein sequence MSHKAISWSGVFPAVTTQFRNDFSLDLDATHTVIKNLVRDGVSGLVVCGTVGENTSMTVQEKLAVIEVARDAADGKVPVIAGIAEFTTAFAQNMAREAQKAGVDGIMVMPALVYSAKPHETAAHFRSVAGATDLPIMVYNNPPIYKNDVTPDILTSLVDCENIVCFKDSSGDTRRFIDLRNEVGDRFVLFAGLDDVVLESIAVGAQGWISGMSNAFPREGETLFRLAKEKRYEEALALYSWFMPLLHLDARPDLVQCIKLCEQRVGRGSAVTRPPRLALQGETLTEINAVIDKALATRPALPNVGL encoded by the coding sequence ATGAGCCATAAAGCCATAAGCTGGAGCGGCGTATTCCCGGCGGTGACGACCCAGTTCCGCAACGATTTCTCTTTGGACCTCGACGCCACCCATACGGTGATCAAAAACCTGGTACGCGACGGCGTCTCCGGCCTGGTGGTGTGCGGCACCGTCGGTGAAAACACCTCGATGACGGTGCAAGAGAAGCTGGCGGTGATCGAAGTGGCGAGAGACGCCGCCGACGGTAAAGTGCCGGTGATCGCCGGCATCGCCGAGTTCACCACCGCCTTCGCGCAGAACATGGCGCGTGAAGCGCAAAAGGCCGGCGTCGACGGGATTATGGTGATGCCGGCGCTGGTCTACTCCGCCAAACCGCACGAAACCGCCGCGCATTTCCGCAGCGTCGCCGGCGCGACCGATCTGCCGATCATGGTCTACAACAACCCTCCCATTTACAAAAATGACGTCACGCCAGACATTCTGACCTCGCTGGTCGACTGCGAGAACATCGTGTGTTTCAAAGACTCGTCGGGCGACACCCGCCGCTTTATCGACCTGCGCAACGAAGTCGGCGATCGCTTCGTGCTGTTCGCCGGGTTGGACGATGTGGTGCTGGAAAGCATCGCCGTCGGCGCGCAAGGCTGGATCTCCGGCATGTCGAATGCTTTCCCGCGCGAAGGAGAAACGCTATTCCGGCTGGCGAAGGAAAAACGCTATGAGGAAGCGTTGGCGCTGTACAGCTGGTTTATGCCACTGCTGCACCTCGATGCCCGCCCCGATCTGGTGCAGTGCATCAAACTCTGCGAACAGCGGGTCGGCCGCGGCAGCGCCGTCACTCGTCCGCCGCGCCTGGCGCTGCAGGGCGAGACGCTCACCGAGATCAATGCCGTGATCGATAAAGCGCTGGCCACTCGCCCTGCGCTGCCGAACGTCGGCCTGTAA